CGGCGGCCGCGGAGCGGCGCGCGGCGGGCGGCCCGGTCTCGGGCGCGCGGGTCTCCACGGCGGTGCTCACGCGGCCTCCTGGCGCGCGGCGCCGGTCATGTAGGGCCCCAGCACCTCCTCGCTGGCCCCGGCGCGCGGGAGCACCGCGGCGAAGCGGCCGGCGTACATCACCGCCACGCGGTCGGCCAGCGCCAGCACCTCGTTGAGCTCGGCGGAGACCAGGAGCACCGCCTTGCCGGCGTCGCGCGCGGCACGCAGGCGGTCGTGGATCAGCTCCACGGCGCCCACGTCCACCCCGCGCGTGGGCTGGGCGGCCAGCAGCACGGTGAAGTCGCGCGCCATCTCCCGCGCCACCACCACCTTCTGCTGGTTGCCGCCGGAGAGGGCGCGCGCGGGGAGCGCGGGGTCGGGCGGGCGCACGTCGTAGGCGTGCACCTGCTCCTCGGCGTTGCGCTCGATGCTGGCGCGGTCGAGCGAGAACGTCTTCGCGAAGCGGTGCTGGCGGCCCAGGATCAGGTTGTCGGCCAGCGAGTAGTCCAGCAGCAGGCCCCGGCGGTGGCGGTCCTCGGGGACGTGGCTGAGCCCCGCGTCGCCGCGCGCGCGCACGTCCGTCCCGGTCACGTCCGTCCCGCCGAGCCGGATCGTCCCGGAGACGGGCTCCACCAGCCCGGCGATCGCCTCGATCAGCTCCGTCTGCCCGTTCCCCTCCACCCCGGCGATCCCCAGGATCTCGCCCGGCGCCACGGTGAAGCTCACCCCGTCCACCGCCCGCGGCCGGCCGTGGGCGGAGACCACCAGGTCGCGCACCTCCAGCGCGGGGGGTGCTTCAGGGATGTCGCGCGGGACGTACGCCGTCTCTTCCGCGAACGCGGCCAGCGCCACGTCGCGCCCCACCATCGCCCGCGCGATCGCGGCCGGGGTGGTGTCGGCGGTGCGGATGCGGTCGACCGTGCGGCCGGCGCGCATCACCGTGATGTGGTCGGAGACCTCCATCACCTCGTCGAGCCGGTGGGTGATGAGGACGACCGTCGCGCCCTCGGCCCGCAGTCCCCGCAGCACCTTCCACAGCTCCTGCACCTCGGGGGGCGAGAGGACGGCGGTGGGCTCGTCCAGGATCAGCACCTTGGCGCCGCGGTAGAGCGCCTTGAGGATCTCCACCCGCTGCGCCTCGCCCACGGAGAGGCGCGAGACCTGGCGCCCGGCGTCCACCGCGAGGCCCGTCCGGCGGGAGAGTTCCTCGACGTCGCGCCGCGCCTTCTCGCGGTCGAGGACCAGGCCGCGCTTCGGCTCGGTCCCCAGGATCAGGTTCTCGGCCACGGAGAGGGTGGGCACGAGCATGAAGTGCTGGTGCACCATCCCCACCCCGGCGGCGATGGCGCGGGCCGTGTCCCACCCGGTGACGTCCCCGCCGAACACCTCCACGGTGCCGGCGTCGGGGGCGTACATCCCGCTCAGGATGCGCATCAGCGTGGACTTGCCGGCGCCGTTCTCGCCCACCAGGGCGTGGATCTCGCCGGCGCCCACTTCCAGGCTCGCCCCGCGGTTGGCCAGCACCGGGCCGAACGACTTCTCGATCCCGGCCATCCGGATCACGGGGGCGCCTGCGGGGGCGGTGTCTGTCACGGTCGCTCGGGCGAGGGGGAGGGGTAGGGGAGGGGGCTAGCGGGTGCTGGGCACCTGGATGCGGCCGGCGATGATCTCCTGCTCGAGCTGCCGCACGCGCTGGATGACGGGGTCGGGGATCAGCGCCCGGTTGTTCTGGTCGTACACGTAGCGGACGCCGCCCTCCTTGAGGCCGAACTCGTAGACGCCGCCGCGGAAGGTGCCGTCGCGCACGCGCCGCACCGCGTCGAACACCGCGTTGTCGACGCCCTTCACCATCGAGGTGAGCACGTAGCCCGGCGCCTCGGCGTACTGGTCGGCGTCCACGCCGATGGCCTTCTTCCCCGTGGCGCGCGCGGCCTCGAAGACGCCGAGGCCGGTGGAGCCCGAGGCGTGGAAGATGACGTCGACCCCGGAGTTGTACTGGCTGAGCGCCAGCTCCTTCCCCTTCCCCGGGTTGCGGAACGCCTCGGGCGTTACGCCCGCGTACTGCGCGACCACGCGGCAGTCGGGGCACACCTGCCTGACGCCGGCGCGGTAGCCCGCCTCGAACTTGTGGATGAGGGGGATGTCCATCCCGCCGACGAAGCCGACCTCCTTCGTCTTCGAGGTCAGCGCGGCGATGGCGCCCACCAGGAAGGAGCCCTGCTCCTCGCGGAACTTGAGCGCGGCCAGGTTGGGCGGCGGGGGGATGACGTTGCCCGCCTCGTCGGTCTGCAGCGCGTAGTCGACGCCCGCGAAGTGGACGTCCGGGTACTCCTTGGCGAGCGCGGTGAGGTCGTCGGTGAAGATGAAGCCGACGCCGACGACGAGGTCCATCCCCTGCGCGGCGAGGAGCCTGAGCCCCGCCTCGCGGTCGGACCCTTCGCCGGGCTCCACCAGGCGGACGTTGGCGCCCAGCTCGCGCGCGGCGCGCAGGGCGCCCGCGTAGGCGCCGTCGTTGAAGCTCTTGTCGCCGCGGCCGCCCACGTCGAAGACGATGCCGACGTCGAGGCCGCTGCCGTCGCTCTCGGCGCGGACGCCGCCGGGGCGGACGAAGAGGAGGGCGGCGTGCGCGGCCAGGAGCACGCCAATCACGATGAGGAGCTTGCGCATGGGGCTATAGAATCGTTCGGCTCCCGCCTGCCGTCAAGCAAACCGCTTCCCTGAGACCAGCTCCCGCGCTTCTCCCCGATATCGTCAACTGCAGGGCCTCACACAGAGGACACAGAGGGCACAGAGAACAAAAGGCCTCACGCAGAGGGAGCAGAGGCAGCAGAGGAAAACCAGACGAGCGAAGTGTTCTCTGCTAACTCTGCTGACTCTGCGTGAGACATGCAGTTCCTCTGTGTTCTCTGTGTCCTCTGTGTGAGCCCAGGCAGTTTGTCGGTTCGTCAATTCGCCGAGGCGGAGTCGGGGTCCTGGAGGAGGAGCACGCCGCGCTCGAAGTCGAGCGTCACGCGGAAGGAGCGCAGGAAGTTGAGGCCCAGGAGCCCGTCCGTCTCCAGCCCCACCGAGCGGACGTGGCGCAGGTCGAGCGCGCAGGCCACCATCTCCTCCGCCCGCGCCGCGCCGATGCGCAGCGAGTCGATCTCCACGATGCGCACCTGCCCCGCCATCCCCACCCCCGCGCCGACGCCGACCTGGCCGCGCTTCTCGGGGAGGCCCAGGCTGTCGGCGAGCGCCTGGTCGATGCAGGTGAAGGTGGCGCCGGTGTCCAGGATGAAATCGAACGGCCCCTTTCCGTTGACGTGGACGGGGACGGTGAGCGCCGCGCCGCCCGGCCCCTCCAGTGTGAAGCCGATCTCGCCCGCCGCGCTGTCCGGCGGCGCCTGCACGCGCTCCGGCCGCCCCGAGCCCCCCAGGCACCCCTCCAGCACCGCCGCCGCCGCGAGCAGTGCGAGACAACGCGCGGGAACGCGCACCGGCCCACCTCCCTGTCAGGGGTTCGGAAGCGAGGCGGCAATTCGCGGACCCCGAGCCAGATCCGGCAAAAAGATTTGTCTCACGCAGAGTCAGCAGAGTCAGCAGAGTCAGCAGAGAACACACCGCACTCGTGGTTTTCCTCTGCTACCTCTGCTTCCTCTGCGTGAGGCTTTGATGTTTTTTGATCCACCGGAAAAGAAGAGAGCCGGTCCCGAAGCTCGGGACCGGCTCTCTCTGCCGATCGATGATCCGCCGGGGCGGCGCTCAGCTCTGCTGGTGGGCGCGGCCGGACTGCACCAGGCGCTGGCGGGCGGTGTTGCCCGGCACGGCGATGTGCGTGGCCGGGTCGTACTCCTTGCCCACGGCGGGGCTGCCCTGCGGCACCCAGATCTGCGTGACCGTGTAGCTGTAGCCCTGCGGGATGTAGCGCACGTAGTAGCCGTCGGGGTGCAGGCTCCAGCGGCCGCTGGGCACCTGGCGGCTCCCCTCGCCCAGCGGGGCCATCCCGGCGAGGACCGCCACGCGCTCCATCTGCTCGAAGGTGGTGCCCGGCTGGGTCAGCATCTGCCGGAGCTGCGCCTCGGCCTGCACGATCTGCCTCACCAGCGGCGGCAGGCTGTTGGTGGCCTGGTCGAGCGCCGGCCCGGGGACGAAGTCCAGCGCCGTGCGGTTGAGCGAGGCCAGCTGGCGCGGCGTCAGCAGCCGCGAGGCGGTCGCCTTGTGCTCGGTGCTGAGGTCCTCGAACTTGGCGCGGGCGATGATGGCCCACAGCAGCGTCTGCACGTCGTGCTGGTGGATCTCGGGGTGGTTCACCGAGTTGCGCAGGATGGTCATCACCGCGTCCTCGGCGGGGCCCTTGGTGGGGGCGAAGATGTACCCGTCGCCGCCGCCGGGGCCGTGCGTGCCGGCCTTCAGGCAGTAGCTCTGGGTGTGCATCTCGTAGTAGCCCGGCTGCAGCACGAAGCCGCCGTTCGGCGTGCGCTGCAGCTGGAGCATGGAGCGCTTGGCCTCGCGCGGCGTGAAGTTGTCGAGCGAGTCCACCGCCCAGCGCGCGTCGGGGAGGCTGGTGGTGATCGGCGGGTCGCCCCGCAGCACCGCGTCCAGGTTCATGCGCCCGGCCGCCCGCCCGATGGCGCGGCCGATGCCGCCGATCTGCGCGTTCGCGCCGTCGGCGTAGACGCCGCCCAGCACCAGCGTGGCGGCCACGAGTCCGAAGGTACGTCGGGACATCAGGTTGGACATGGAAGCCTCACGGAGTGGGGACTGCGGAGGGAGTCTCGGCAAACCGCCGAGGCCATTCATGTTACAAGGGTTTCGCGATCCACGCCAGCCCTCACCTGTTTCCGCCGCCTTTCGGTCCGGACGACGGCGGGGAACGGGGGACAGGGTACGGGGACAGCCGGCACATCGGTCCCGACCCATGCACCGGAGCGTAAAGTCCACCCTCTCCCGAAGTTGGGAGAGGGTTGCCGCTCCCAGGCGGCGGGTGAGGGCCCCCGCGCCGACGCATGTCGGCGCGCGCGGGACCATCTCGTTGCGCCGCAAGCACTAACAGAAGAATCTGGACGCTCCTTCTGTTTCGGCTTATCTTTGGTGCCCCGTGAACATCCACGGTGTGCACGGGGCCGGCGGGAAGGCGTCCCGGCCGGCAGCCGACCACCCCGTTCCCCAGAGGCCCGATGACCGTCACCGCCACCCACGCGCCCGGCACCTTCTGCTGGGTGGACCTGTCCGCCCACGACGCGGCGGCCGCGAAGCGCTTCTACCCCGCGCTCCTCGGCTGGAGCGTGAACGACATGAAGTACGGAGAGGCGGAGCACGAAGTCTACACCATGTACGAGGTCGACGGGCGCCAGGTGGCCGCCTCGGCCGCCATGGGCGAAGACCAGAAGGGGATGGGGGTGCCGCCGTTCTGGCTGTCGTACGTGGCCGTCGAGAACGCCGACGAGACCGCCGCCCGCGCGGCCGAGCTGGGCGGCACCGTGATGGCGGGGCCCTTCGACGTGCTGGACGCCGGGCGCATGGCGATCGTGCAGGACCCCACCGGCGCCGTGTTCGCCCTCTGGCAGGCGGGAAGGCACCAGGGCGCGGGGCTGCTCGGCCAGCCCGGCGCGCTCTGCTGGAACGAGCTGGGCACCGCCGAC
This is a stretch of genomic DNA from Longimicrobium sp.. It encodes these proteins:
- a CDS encoding ABC transporter ATP-binding protein translates to MTDTAPAGAPVIRMAGIEKSFGPVLANRGASLEVGAGEIHALVGENGAGKSTLMRILSGMYAPDAGTVEVFGGDVTGWDTARAIAAGVGMVHQHFMLVPTLSVAENLILGTEPKRGLVLDREKARRDVEELSRRTGLAVDAGRQVSRLSVGEAQRVEILKALYRGAKVLILDEPTAVLSPPEVQELWKVLRGLRAEGATVVLITHRLDEVMEVSDHITVMRAGRTVDRIRTADTTPAAIARAMVGRDVALAAFAEETAYVPRDIPEAPPALEVRDLVVSAHGRPRAVDGVSFTVAPGEILGIAGVEGNGQTELIEAIAGLVEPVSGTIRLGGTDVTGTDVRARGDAGLSHVPEDRHRRGLLLDYSLADNLILGRQHRFAKTFSLDRASIERNAEEQVHAYDVRPPDPALPARALSGGNQQKVVVAREMARDFTVLLAAQPTRGVDVGAVELIHDRLRAARDAGKAVLLVSAELNEVLALADRVAVMYAGRFAAVLPRAGASEEVLGPYMTGAARQEAA
- a CDS encoding BMP family ABC transporter substrate-binding protein, with the translated sequence MRKLLIVIGVLLAAHAALLFVRPGGVRAESDGSGLDVGIVFDVGGRGDKSFNDGAYAGALRAARELGANVRLVEPGEGSDREAGLRLLAAQGMDLVVGVGFIFTDDLTALAKEYPDVHFAGVDYALQTDEAGNVIPPPPNLAALKFREEQGSFLVGAIAALTSKTKEVGFVGGMDIPLIHKFEAGYRAGVRQVCPDCRVVAQYAGVTPEAFRNPGKGKELALSQYNSGVDVIFHASGSTGLGVFEAARATGKKAIGVDADQYAEAPGYVLTSMVKGVDNAVFDAVRRVRDGTFRGGVYEFGLKEGGVRYVYDQNNRALIPDPVIQRVRQLEQEIIAGRIQVPSTR
- a CDS encoding retropepsin-like aspartic protease; translated protein: MRVPARCLALLAAAAVLEGCLGGSGRPERVQAPPDSAAGEIGFTLEGPGGAALTVPVHVNGKGPFDFILDTGATFTCIDQALADSLGLPEKRGQVGVGAGVGMAGQVRIVEIDSLRIGAARAEEMVACALDLRHVRSVGLETDGLLGLNFLRSFRVTLDFERGVLLLQDPDSASAN
- a CDS encoding VOC family protein, whose product is MTVTATHAPGTFCWVDLSAHDAAAAKRFYPALLGWSVNDMKYGEAEHEVYTMYEVDGRQVAASAAMGEDQKGMGVPPFWLSYVAVENADETAARAAELGGTVMAGPFDVLDAGRMAIVQDPTGAVFALWQAGRHQGAGLLGQPGALCWNELGTADPARARDFYTSLFGWGAQEMETVAPYTMFAQGEQMVGGMYQLSPDMQMPPCWLPYFAVDDADATAERVRELGGQVLMGPEDIPGIGRFVLIQDPQGAFFYVIKLAQSGS